A window of the Flavobacterium sangjuense genome harbors these coding sequences:
- a CDS encoding TonB-dependent receptor yields MKIYLFIVSLFFCGITFAQTSISGSVKDSKNQPVPGANVKVAGESSGTVTDSDGNFKLTTTKKPPFDIEISSVGYGSKKVSVTSNNQNVSVALNDEENKLDEIVVSASRTPERVLESPVTIERMSLREIKNTTAATYYDGLENLKEVHFNTSSFSFKSINTRGFATVANTRFLQLVDGMDNSSPALNFVLGNLIGVSELDVANVELLPGASSALYGANAFNGIMFMNSKSPFTNQGLSFYFKYGQTTQEVAGTNDYWDFGIRAAHAFTKHFAAKANFTFMKATEWIADDRKDLTVNNVGSDPNPNYDGLNVYGDEVSTNIKSVGISLANLGLIPASAVNLLPNYNVARTGYAEKDLNDNGIKSVKADFSLHFKPWADDNEIIFQHKLGLGNTIYQGANRYALKNFFINQTRLEFKGKNYFVRGYITDENAGDSYDMRFAAWNVNRAWKDDQTWFGQYAGAYIQSTLGGATPQQAHAIARTTADTGRFLPGTPEYASALASVSADPNLVTGSKFQDQSKLYHADVNYNFKDIIKVAEIQLGGSYRQYEMNSSGTIFTDYDGPLRYDEYGAYAQLQKKLMKEGRLKFTGSVRYDKSQNFDGFVSPRVSFVYAAGANKQHNFRASYQTGFRNPTTQDQYIGLNLGPFALIGSAPDNLTRYVETFDVSAAGQVVNGGEATATLSGVNAYGNSFTLTSVQAFSAAVAAGQPLPTAAAILDVADIDLVKPERVQAFDVGYRSVIKNDLTVDITGYYNIYNDFLNQSRVVAPYYGDVNTFDPTNLATYAPVAALSNGDRRVYQVYNNSKAEVTSMGFGIGLSKKVYKDFELSANYNYAEYTFDQAKDPSFIPSFNTPKHRVKASLGNQKLFKNFGFNTNVRWNTEYLWQSSFADGMVPENVVFDAQINYAIPKLKSVLKVGANNLFGEDYIQVIGAGAIGQQWFASITINP; encoded by the coding sequence ATGAAGATCTATTTATTTATCGTTTCATTGTTTTTTTGCGGCATTACCTTTGCGCAAACTTCAATATCGGGTTCGGTAAAAGACAGTAAGAACCAACCAGTTCCCGGAGCTAATGTTAAGGTGGCTGGTGAAAGTTCCGGAACTGTAACCGACAGTGATGGAAATTTTAAATTAACAACCACTAAAAAGCCTCCTTTTGACATCGAAATTTCGAGTGTAGGCTACGGAAGTAAAAAGGTTAGCGTTACATCAAATAATCAAAATGTTAGTGTAGCTTTAAATGATGAAGAAAATAAACTAGATGAAATCGTTGTCTCTGCATCGAGAACACCTGAGAGAGTTTTAGAATCTCCGGTGACTATCGAAAGAATGAGTTTGAGAGAAATCAAAAACACTACAGCAGCGACTTATTACGATGGTCTTGAAAATCTAAAAGAAGTTCACTTCAATACAAGTAGTTTCTCTTTTAAATCAATCAATACGCGTGGATTTGCCACAGTTGCTAATACCCGATTTTTACAATTGGTTGATGGTATGGACAATTCATCTCCAGCCCTAAACTTTGTGTTAGGAAACTTAATTGGAGTTTCTGAATTGGATGTTGCCAATGTTGAACTTCTTCCCGGAGCATCTTCTGCATTATATGGTGCAAATGCTTTCAACGGAATCATGTTTATGAATAGCAAAAGCCCGTTTACAAATCAAGGGCTGAGCTTCTATTTCAAATACGGTCAAACCACACAGGAAGTTGCAGGAACCAATGATTATTGGGATTTTGGAATTAGAGCAGCACATGCTTTTACCAAACATTTTGCAGCTAAAGCCAATTTTACTTTTATGAAAGCAACCGAATGGATTGCTGATGACAGAAAAGATCTAACGGTTAATAACGTAGGTTCAGATCCAAATCCAAATTATGATGGATTAAACGTATATGGTGATGAGGTGTCAACAAATATTAAAAGTGTTGGAATATCATTGGCTAATTTAGGTTTAATACCGGCATCAGCAGTTAACTTGTTACCAAACTATAATGTGGCCAGAACCGGTTATGCAGAAAAAGACTTAAATGATAACGGTATTAAAAGTGTCAAAGCCGATTTCTCATTACACTTTAAACCATGGGCTGATGATAATGAAATTATTTTCCAACATAAATTAGGTTTAGGAAATACCATTTATCAAGGAGCTAATAGATATGCTTTGAAAAACTTCTTTATAAATCAAACCAGACTTGAGTTTAAAGGGAAAAATTATTTTGTCAGAGGATATATAACTGATGAAAATGCAGGAGATTCATATGATATGCGTTTTGCAGCATGGAATGTTAACCGTGCGTGGAAAGATGACCAAACGTGGTTCGGACAATATGCCGGAGCATATATCCAATCAACTTTAGGTGGAGCAACGCCTCAACAAGCGCATGCAATTGCAAGAACAACAGCAGATACAGGAAGATTTTTACCAGGTACGCCTGAGTATGCAAGTGCATTAGCTTCAGTGTCAGCAGACCCGAATTTAGTTACAGGTTCTAAATTTCAAGACCAATCTAAATTATATCATGCCGATGTGAATTATAATTTTAAAGACATTATCAAGGTAGCTGAAATTCAATTAGGAGGTTCTTACAGACAATATGAAATGAATTCAAGCGGAACAATTTTTACAGATTATGATGGTCCACTTAGATATGATGAATATGGTGCGTATGCACAATTGCAAAAGAAATTAATGAAAGAAGGTCGTTTGAAATTTACGGGTTCTGTGCGTTATGATAAATCACAAAACTTCGATGGTTTCGTCTCCCCAAGAGTTTCCTTTGTATATGCTGCAGGAGCTAATAAACAACACAACTTCAGAGCATCTTACCAAACAGGATTTAGAAATCCAACTACGCAGGATCAATACATTGGTTTGAATTTAGGGCCATTCGCTTTGATTGGATCAGCACCGGACAACTTAACAAGATATGTGGAAACATTTGATGTAAGTGCCGCTGGACAAGTAGTTAACGGTGGTGAAGCTACTGCTACATTATCAGGAGTTAATGCTTATGGCAATTCCTTTACTTTAACTTCTGTACAAGCATTTTCTGCCGCTGTTGCCGCTGGACAACCTTTGCCAACAGCAGCAGCAATTCTGGATGTTGCCGATATTGATTTAGTTAAACCGGAAAGAGTACAAGCATTTGATGTTGGTTATCGTTCGGTTATTAAAAATGATTTAACAGTTGATATCACAGGATATTACAATATTTACAATGACTTTTTAAATCAATCAAGAGTTGTCGCACCTTACTATGGAGATGTAAACACATTTGATCCAACAAACTTAGCAACCTATGCTCCGGTAGCCGCTCTTTCAAACGGAGACAGAAGAGTTTACCAAGTGTACAACAACTCTAAAGCGGAAGTTACTTCAATGGGATTCGGGATTGGTTTGTCTAAAAAAGTGTATAAAGACTTTGAGTTAAGCGCAAATTATAATTATGCCGAGTATACTTTTGACCAAGCTAAAGATCCAAGTTTTATCCCAAGTTTTAACACGCCAAAACACAGAGTGAAAGCGTCTTTGGGTAACCAAAAATTATTTAAAAACTTTGGATTTAATACCAACGTAAGATGGAATACTGAATACTTATGGCAATCTTCTTTTGCCGATGGTATGGTTCCGGAGAACGTGGTTTTTGATGCCCAAATTAATTATGCAATTCCAAAATTGAAATCAGTTTTAAAAGTTGGAGCTAATAACTTATTCGGAGAAGACTACATTCAAGTAATTGGAGCAGGAGCTATTGGACAACAATGGTTTGCTTCTATAACAATTAATCCATAA
- a CDS encoding SGNH/GDSL hydrolase family protein: MIKNFKWLLLVSLTFVACSSDDETVVNPDSSDGLPLTAGLADFSKYVALGDSFAAGFSDNALFIAGQQNSYPSILSQQFALVGGGEFVIPFMNDNIGGFSLGGTQIPQFGPRLYLAPGNVPTPVAGTSSTDITTHLTGPFNNFGIPGAKVVTLDLAGYGSSAGNPYFARIASSPMATVVDDAVATNPTFFSLWIGGNDVLGYATSGGVSTSPITPPATFDLAYNGLITKLTAGGRKGVIANLPYVNALPYFTTVPYNPVPLDAGTASLLNSGYTTYNNGLLYAQSLGYLTAAEVAQRTISFSASSTNRVVIVDEYLTDLTAVGIPSYRQATSEDLIILPARSFIGTTVGGNPLQVNGVSVPLADNWVLSKREIDEVKIATDAYNTTIQNAATDHSDQIALVDAKTIMASLSTVGIVQNGYTMTSAYVTGNTFSLDGVHPSSKGYALIANKFLEAINEKFGSNLKGVNLGQYQILFPPVL, translated from the coding sequence ATGATAAAAAATTTCAAATGGCTATTATTGGTTTCGTTAACCTTTGTAGCATGTAGTAGTGATGATGAAACAGTTGTTAATCCGGATTCATCAGACGGTTTGCCTTTAACAGCTGGCTTAGCAGATTTTTCTAAATATGTTGCTCTAGGAGATTCATTTGCGGCAGGTTTTTCAGACAATGCTTTATTCATCGCAGGTCAGCAAAACTCCTATCCAAGTATCTTATCGCAACAGTTTGCTTTAGTTGGCGGAGGTGAATTTGTAATTCCGTTTATGAATGATAATATTGGAGGTTTTTCATTGGGAGGAACTCAAATTCCACAATTTGGCCCGAGATTGTATTTAGCTCCCGGAAATGTTCCAACACCAGTTGCAGGAACTTCTTCAACGGATATTACAACCCACTTAACAGGACCATTTAACAATTTCGGAATTCCGGGAGCTAAGGTTGTTACCTTAGATTTAGCGGGTTATGGAAGCTCAGCAGGAAATCCTTATTTTGCAAGAATTGCATCTTCTCCTATGGCTACTGTAGTAGATGATGCTGTTGCCACTAATCCTACTTTCTTCTCTTTGTGGATTGGCGGAAATGATGTGTTGGGTTATGCTACCTCAGGAGGTGTAAGCACTAGTCCAATTACGCCACCGGCAACTTTTGATCTTGCTTATAATGGTTTGATTACTAAATTAACTGCCGGAGGTAGAAAAGGAGTTATAGCTAATTTACCATACGTTAATGCATTGCCATATTTTACAACAGTTCCTTACAATCCGGTTCCTTTAGACGCAGGAACAGCTTCTCTATTGAATTCAGGCTATACTACATATAATAATGGATTATTATATGCTCAGTCATTAGGATACTTAACGGCAGCTGAAGTAGCTCAAAGAACTATTTCTTTCTCAGCATCAAGCACAAACAGAGTGGTTATTGTAGATGAATATTTAACCGATTTAACAGCGGTTGGAATTCCATCTTACCGTCAGGCAACTAGCGAAGATTTAATTATTTTACCAGCAAGAAGTTTTATTGGAACTACAGTAGGAGGTAATCCTTTACAGGTAAATGGGGTTTCTGTTCCATTGGCTGACAATTGGGTTTTATCTAAAAGAGAAATCGATGAAGTAAAAATAGCAACAGATGCTTACAATACAACGATTCAAAATGCAGCTACTGACCACAGTGACCAAATAGCACTAGTTGATGCTAAAACAATAATGGCTTCATTAAGCACCGTGGGTATTGTACAAAATGGGTACACTATGACATCAGCTTATGTAACAGGAAACACCTTCTCATTAGATGGAGTTCATCCAAGCTCAAAAGGTTATGCTTTGATTGCTAATAAATTTTTAGAAGCGATTAATGAAAAATTTGGATCTAATTTAAAAGGAGTGAATTTGGGACAATACCAGATTTTATTTCCTCCAGTCTTATAA